A region of Subdoligranulum variabile DNA encodes the following proteins:
- a CDS encoding helix-turn-helix domain-containing protein has product MAIGERIHFFRLLRGMTQKYLGMAVGFPEKSADVRLAQYETGSRTPKADLTAALAQVLDVSPHALSVPDIDSYVGLMHTLFALEDNYGLKVTEQDGVLSLQVDFRKNKDAARLHEMLWAWREQAAKLEAGEISQEEYDRWRYHYPEYDNKQIRAKVLPEGLL; this is encoded by the coding sequence ATGGCCATCGGTGAGAGAATCCACTTTTTCCGTTTGCTGCGAGGAATGACACAGAAATATCTGGGTATGGCCGTGGGCTTCCCCGAGAAATCCGCCGATGTGCGCCTGGCTCAGTATGAGACAGGATCAAGAACTCCTAAGGCAGACCTGACTGCTGCCCTGGCACAGGTGCTTGATGTATCTCCCCACGCCCTCTCTGTCCCGGATATAGACTCCTATGTTGGGCTCATGCACACCCTGTTTGCCCTTGAGGACAACTACGGGCTGAAAGTCACGGAACAGGATGGTGTACTTTCCCTGCAGGTAGATTTCCGCAAAAATAAGGATGCTGCCAGACTGCACGAGATGCTCTGGGCCTGGCGGGAGCAGGCCGCCAAGCTGGAGGCAGGAGAGATCTCTCAGGAGGAGTACGACCGCTGGCGTTACCACTACCCGGAATACGACAACAAGCAAATCCGTGCCAAGGTTTTACCGGAGGGTCTGCTCTGA
- a CDS encoding MerR family transcriptional regulator translates to MANQIFMRVNEVAEELGVSIPYAYKLIRQLNEELAKTGCITISGRIDRKFFHEKFYGTRTEKD, encoded by the coding sequence ATGGCAAACCAGATTTTTATGCGTGTTAACGAAGTGGCCGAGGAACTGGGCGTATCGATCCCCTACGCCTACAAGCTGATTCGCCAGTTGAATGAGGAATTGGCCAAAACCGGGTGCATCACAATTTCCGGGCGGATTGACCGCAAGTTCTTCCACGAGAAGTTCTACGGTACAAGAACCGAGAAAGACTGA
- a CDS encoding tyrosine-type recombinase/integrase — MAAFKNKNNGTWYVQFRYTDWKGERQQKLKRGFATKKEALAWEREFLMQKQADIDMTFESFVELYEKDVKPKLKLNTWLTKESIIKKKILPYFAKRKLSEITAKDIIHWQNEIRELTDWHGKPLSKTYLKTVHNQLSAIFNHAARFYGLNINPARQAGNMGTEERKEMLFWTREEYAKFSEAMMDKPLSFYAFEMLYWCGLREGELLALTPADFNFEKRTVSINKSYQRLNKQDVITDPKTPKSNRVIQMPKFLCDEIQDYLKQLYGVQPDSRMFPISKSYLHREMDRGCKATGVKRIRIHDLRHPYVKHTTKKYNSEKQKTQATKMNLIAWVFRFCTFNYSKRSWTL, encoded by the coding sequence ATGGCAGCGTTTAAGAACAAGAACAACGGTACCTGGTATGTGCAGTTCCGCTATACCGACTGGAAAGGTGAGCGTCAGCAGAAACTCAAGCGCGGGTTTGCCACAAAGAAGGAGGCGCTTGCCTGGGAACGTGAGTTCCTGATGCAGAAACAGGCGGACATCGATATGACCTTTGAGAGCTTCGTCGAGCTGTATGAGAAGGATGTCAAACCAAAGCTGAAGCTCAATACCTGGCTTACAAAGGAGAGCATCATCAAAAAGAAGATCCTGCCTTATTTCGCCAAGAGAAAACTGTCGGAGATTACAGCCAAGGATATTATCCACTGGCAAAATGAGATCCGAGAACTGACGGACTGGCACGGAAAGCCACTTTCCAAAACCTATCTGAAAACGGTTCACAATCAGCTCAGTGCCATCTTTAACCACGCAGCTCGCTTTTATGGCCTGAACATCAACCCGGCTAGGCAGGCGGGAAATATGGGGACGGAAGAACGGAAAGAGATGCTGTTCTGGACCAGGGAAGAGTATGCCAAGTTCTCTGAGGCCATGATGGATAAACCGTTGTCCTTCTATGCCTTTGAGATGCTCTACTGGTGTGGGCTTCGTGAAGGAGAGCTGCTCGCTTTGACTCCGGCAGATTTCAATTTTGAAAAACGCACGGTCAGCATCAATAAGTCCTACCAGAGACTGAACAAGCAGGATGTGATCACAGATCCCAAAACACCGAAAAGTAACCGGGTGATTCAGATGCCGAAATTCCTCTGTGACGAGATCCAGGATTACCTCAAGCAGCTTTACGGTGTACAGCCGGATAGCCGGATGTTTCCTATCAGCAAAAGTTATCTCCACAGGGAAATGGATCGGGGCTGCAAGGCAACTGGTGTGAAACGGATTCGAATCCACGATTTGAGACACCCGTATGTCAAGCACACGACAAAAAAATATAATTCTGAAAAGCAGAAAACCCAAGCTACCAAGATGAATTTGATAGCCTGGGTTTTCCGTTTTTGTACCTTCAATTATTCAAAGAGGTCATGGACTTTGTAG